In Zingiber officinale cultivar Zhangliang chromosome 8B, Zo_v1.1, whole genome shotgun sequence, a single genomic region encodes these proteins:
- the LOC122013538 gene encoding probable CCR4-associated factor 1 homolog 11, with protein MYLDVTEDAKHRSERNRGAGSDRLQMEIIDVWEANLLEQMESITVLRRSFPIVAIDTEFSGFLRFTPRRAAEECRYRDLKYNVDNLCIIQLGIALFDDAGNHPGMAWQINFSDFDPDVDPCSPASIDLLKNSGIDVQRNRCEGISSVRYAALIREKLFGHHGGAFVTFHGSYDVGYLIKLLAGGRPLPETSGEFITAASGIFNGRLYDVKYMARFCPGLLGGEVSLMKLASMLNVEADGVAHQAGFDSLVTGLTFQEMHKRWAVMDGRDSMILYGLENVCHEIKSASSLGPLRRRWSLPPGSFMIPPPMVCRPLAFPSPYFGGGGGGGHSPVPLLPPPTRLIGWFPPVPLQHSFGGPCVVFM; from the coding sequence ATGTACCTCGATGTAACGGAAGACGCAAAACACAGATCAGAGCGAAACAGAGGAGCAGGGAGCGATCGCTTGCAGATGGAGATCATCGACGTGTGGGAAGCAAACCTACTGGAGCAGATGGAGTCGATCACTGTCCTTCGCCGCTCCTTCCCGATCGTCGCCATCGACACCGAGTTCTCCGGCTTCCTCCGCTTCACGCCTCGCCGCGCCGCCGAGGAGTGCAGATACCGCGACCTCAAGTACAATGTCGACAACCTCTGCATAATCCAGCTAGGAATCGCCCTTTTCGACGACGCCGGCAACCATCCCGGCATGGCATGGCAGATCAATTTCTCGGACTTCGACCCCGACGTCGACCCCTGCTCGCCGGCGTCCATCGACCTGCTGAAGAACAGCGGTATCGACGTCCAAAGAAACCGGTGCGAAGGTATTTCTTCTGTTCGCTACGCCGCTCTGATCCGGGAGAAGCTGTTCGGTCACCACGGCGGTGCGTTCGTCACGTTCCACGGCTCGTACGATGTGGGCTATTTGATAAAGTTGCTCGCCGGCGGAAGGCCTCTGCCGGAGACATCAGGAGAGTTTATAACGGCGGCGAGTGGCATCTTTAACGGAAGACTCTACGACGTCAAGTACATGGCGCGGTTCTGTCCGGGACTACTCGgcggagaggttagcttgatgaAGCTCGCGAGTATGCTGAACGTGGAGGCAGACGGCGTGGCACATCAGGCGGGATTCGACAGTTTGGTCACCGGACTGACCTTCCAGGAGATGCATAAGAGGTGGGCAGTCATGGACGGCCGAGACTCCATGATTCTGTACGGCTTGGAGAATGTGTGCCATGAAATCAAGAGCGCTTCTTCTCTCGGTCCTCTTCGGCGCCGGTGGAGTTTACCACCTGGAAGCTTCATGATTCCGCCGCCGATGGTGTGCCGACCTTTGGCTTTCCCGTCTCCATActttggcggcggcggcggcggcggccataGCCCTGTTCCTCTGTTGCCGCCACCGACACGGCTTATCGGATGGTTCCCGCCGGTTCCACTTCAACACTCTTTTGGTGGCCCCTGTGTTGTCTTCATGTAG